The following coding sequences are from one bacterium window:
- a CDS encoding cyclic nucleotide-binding domain-containing protein: MEDTSGSPDQNSIEINNELISLDDFCDLGGKLLEQDMYEEAVSLYETATKLFPDSLAIKLNLGRAQDLQRKKELRDHKDFQANIEKLKAEDDLLAQRYLSLATLYYSRGKIVNAIELLELSKFKNENVSRTRYLLGKIYSEQGDTGKALEEFLKARELDPFYEDIHKNLGGLYYERQEYDQAMEAFVDAYILSGGEDIAKTGYYQRQIRMLLSHVKAEDKKEFYNRRFQERKNHFLQLANSFTAHKEVTLDTLGPSMEPILLKFRDMEKATQTSFNLVVELKKFPILQGLSDEELLRVARITTERSIPANEVVFQEDDLTEAIYFIHDGSVRIMKPTPFGEQLLASMKSGEFFGEMDFIDSLRCSATAVANEDCLLLSMSKLKLEDIFISQKHIAVQFYWHFWKTLAQRIRQTTDLLKSFFVEAGTEVQREMPEGRTGEATRVDIEKKIALLKEKGLSSKELRLIATFSNEVFFQAGHNIFLEGQKGDRLYIILEGQVLISKYIPGVGEEGLAILEKGDFFGEMALIDNAPRSADARAHTDVTLLPIENQLLTDMLSRDVESGYQFLYILCKILSRRLREINMKIYQWRIMSGGFS; encoded by the coding sequence ATGGAAGACACTTCGGGGAGTCCTGACCAGAATTCCATAGAAATCAATAACGAACTGATCTCGCTGGATGATTTCTGTGATCTGGGCGGCAAGCTCTTAGAACAGGATATGTATGAAGAGGCTGTTTCTCTATACGAAACGGCTACAAAGTTATTTCCGGATAGTCTTGCGATCAAATTGAATCTCGGACGTGCTCAGGACCTTCAACGGAAGAAGGAGCTTCGCGACCACAAGGATTTTCAGGCAAACATTGAGAAGCTGAAAGCGGAAGATGATTTGCTTGCGCAACGTTATCTGAGCCTTGCTACTCTCTATTATTCGCGCGGGAAAATTGTGAATGCGATCGAGCTGCTCGAACTCTCCAAATTCAAGAACGAGAATGTCTCCAGGACGCGATATTTGCTAGGGAAAATCTACTCGGAACAGGGGGATACCGGAAAAGCGCTGGAAGAATTTCTAAAGGCCAGAGAACTGGATCCTTTCTATGAGGATATTCACAAGAATCTGGGTGGCCTTTACTACGAAAGACAGGAATATGACCAGGCGATGGAAGCTTTTGTTGATGCTTACATCCTTTCGGGTGGAGAGGATATTGCCAAGACCGGATACTACCAGAGACAGATTCGAATGTTGCTGAGTCATGTGAAGGCCGAAGATAAAAAGGAATTCTACAACCGGAGATTTCAGGAAAGAAAGAACCACTTTTTGCAGCTGGCGAATTCCTTCACCGCCCATAAGGAAGTCACACTGGACACCCTTGGCCCTTCGATGGAACCGATCCTCTTGAAATTCAGGGATATGGAAAAAGCAACCCAGACTTCTTTCAATCTTGTTGTGGAGCTGAAGAAATTTCCGATTCTTCAAGGATTGAGCGATGAGGAATTGTTGCGGGTCGCCCGGATTACAACGGAACGATCAATTCCGGCGAACGAAGTTGTGTTTCAGGAAGACGATCTGACGGAAGCGATTTATTTTATCCATGATGGATCCGTCCGGATCATGAAACCAACTCCTTTCGGGGAGCAGCTTCTTGCCTCAATGAAGAGCGGGGAATTTTTCGGTGAAATGGATTTTATCGATTCCCTCCGCTGCTCTGCGACCGCAGTTGCCAACGAAGATTGCCTTTTGCTTTCTATGTCAAAGCTTAAGCTTGAAGATATCTTCATTTCGCAAAAACATATTGCTGTTCAGTTCTACTGGCACTTCTGGAAAACACTCGCCCAAAGAATTCGCCAGACGACTGATTTATTGAAATCCTTTTTTGTGGAAGCAGGTACTGAGGTCCAGCGTGAGATGCCGGAGGGCCGTACCGGCGAAGCAACAAGAGTTGATATTGAGAAGAAAATTGCTCTGCTGAAAGAGAAAGGGTTGTCCTCCAAAGAACTGCGGCTCATTGCGACATTCAGCAATGAAGTATTTTTCCAGGCAGGACACAACATCTTTCTGGAAGGGCAGAAAGGGGACCGTCTTTACATTATTTTGGAAGGACAGGTCCTGATCAGCAAGTACATTCCGGGCGTGGGGGAGGAAGGGCTTGCAATTTTGGAGAAAGGAGATTTTTTTGGAGAGATGGCGTTGATCGACAATGCGCCTCGATCAGCCGACGCCAGAGCGCACACGGATGTGACTCTTTTGCCGATCGAGAATCAACTCTTAACCGATA
- a CDS encoding carbon-nitrogen hydrolase family protein, with protein sequence MTIKVAACQQPLHEELSENTLQRLKSYSPDFVCLPEHYPLPKRVQSLEQAAALFEERRQYLQSVSSRLSTVLIGGTLTELTREGYYNTCYVFENGKEAGFYRKVYPTAREQEAGVLKGNEFKMFELRGIRVGVLICADVLFEEPFAELSALGCEITFIPTASPFRKGESIEEKYERDRSIFVEGARKLGCPVVKTCGVGTTFGHNIQGRSLIATPEGVVTRAEPHQEQDALILFAEL encoded by the coding sequence ATGACAATAAAAGTTGCCGCGTGCCAGCAGCCGCTCCACGAAGAGTTGAGTGAGAACACACTTCAACGGCTTAAATCCTACTCGCCTGATTTCGTTTGTCTGCCGGAACATTATCCGCTTCCAAAGAGGGTTCAAAGCCTCGAACAGGCAGCCGCATTGTTCGAAGAGCGTAGACAATATTTGCAGTCCGTTTCATCCAGACTTTCTACGGTTTTGATTGGAGGGACGCTGACAGAACTTACTCGCGAAGGGTACTACAACACGTGCTATGTGTTTGAGAATGGGAAGGAGGCTGGCTTCTATCGAAAGGTTTATCCCACAGCCCGCGAACAGGAAGCAGGAGTTTTGAAAGGAAATGAGTTTAAGATGTTTGAACTTCGCGGCATCCGGGTTGGAGTTTTGATTTGCGCCGACGTTCTGTTTGAGGAACCGTTTGCGGAATTGTCTGCTCTGGGCTGTGAAATCACCTTTATTCCAACGGCTTCTCCATTCCGAAAAGGCGAAAGCATTGAAGAGAAATACGAACGGGATCGCTCTATTTTTGTAGAAGGCGCCAGAAAGCTCGGTTGCCCGGTTGTAAAAACTTGCGGGGTCGGAACAACGTTTGGCCACAATATCCAGGGCCGAAGTTTAATCGCAACGCCCGAAGGAGTCGTCACGCGCGCCGAGCCCCATCAGGAACAGGACGCATTGATCTTATTTGCTGAATTGTAG
- a CDS encoding glutaredoxin, giving the protein MSDVTLIFGKDTCPYTTAARNDYKDSGKPFQYINVIQDRSELKRMLEYSKGVREVPVIVENGQVTIGYAGGS; this is encoded by the coding sequence ATGAGTGATGTCACATTGATTTTCGGCAAAGATACCTGTCCGTACACAACAGCGGCCAGGAACGACTACAAGGATTCCGGGAAACCGTTTCAATACATTAACGTGATTCAAGACCGTTCCGAATTGAAAAGGATGCTGGAATACTCAAAAGGCGTTCGTGAGGTTCCGGTGATTGTGGAAAACGGTCAGGTCACGATCGGTTACGCCGGAGGCAGCTGA
- a CDS encoding CehA/McbA family metallohydrolase, translating to MKAFILLLVLCTPVFAQRDPVLKQIDVPHSYYYREMYLPQLTSGPSSVSWSPDSRSLVFAMAGSLWIQPIESNVARQITAGPGYDYQPDWSPDGKQIVFSRYDKDAVELWLLDVEGSKLQQVTQGGAVNVDARWSPNGKKIAYVSTAYNKRFHIFFAEVGGDSVSKIQQLTEEKKSSVARYYYSGFDHELSPTWSPDSDEIIYVSNRGNIYGSGGFWRMKAEPGARQREIRYEETTWKAHPDWSRDGKRVIYSSYLGRQWHQIWIMTSEGGDPFPLTYGEFDNTAARWSPDGKKIAFISNKNGNTSLWIQDVIGGAQKELKIADRKYKQAMAKLSLTVLGPDSKQTPARISITGEDQRTYAPFDAWIHGDDSFVRSERPFEPHYFHTTGKSEIMVPAGKVTIEVMKGFEHELLKMEIDSVPKDSNQQATVRLRRLALPANWQQWVSGDLHVHMNYGGSYRNNSERLMKQAAAENLKVVYNLIVNKEQRIPDIDYYSTKPDPVSNTNRLLVHSQEFHTSYWGHMGLLNLKQNYLIPGYSTYANTGAASPYPTNEAIASLAHAQGALVGYVHPFDTVPDPADQNTRLVHELPADVALGKVDYLEIVGFNDPRVTAEVWYRLLNSGFRVAAGAGTDAMANFASLRGPVGTNRVYAKHSGPLKADTWNESVRKGHSFVTNGPLVWFSVEGKGPGDELFFGKAVELKFQATLRSIIPVDHLEIVNNGKVVHTLELKGDRRSGDFSGTLPAPETGWYVLRAWNDQPTYPVFDVYPYATTNPVYVSIDGKPLRIQKDRSYFVAWIDRIIEATQSNQDYYSEEEKREVLKMLTAARKKYE from the coding sequence ATGAAAGCTTTTATCTTACTACTAGTTTTGTGTACTCCGGTATTTGCTCAACGCGATCCGGTGCTCAAACAAATTGATGTGCCTCATTCTTATTACTATCGCGAGATGTATTTGCCGCAATTAACAAGCGGTCCCTCCTCAGTTTCCTGGTCTCCTGACTCGCGAAGTCTGGTTTTTGCGATGGCAGGTTCGCTTTGGATTCAGCCCATCGAGTCGAATGTGGCGCGCCAGATCACGGCCGGCCCCGGATACGATTACCAGCCGGATTGGTCACCTGACGGAAAGCAGATTGTTTTTTCCAGATACGACAAAGACGCCGTGGAATTGTGGCTTCTGGATGTTGAGGGCAGCAAGTTGCAGCAAGTCACTCAAGGTGGCGCCGTCAATGTGGATGCCCGATGGTCACCCAATGGGAAAAAAATTGCTTACGTTTCCACTGCGTACAACAAGCGATTTCACATTTTCTTTGCTGAAGTCGGGGGGGACAGCGTGTCAAAGATTCAGCAGCTCACAGAGGAAAAAAAGAGCAGCGTTGCGCGTTATTACTACAGCGGTTTTGATCACGAACTGAGCCCCACATGGTCTCCGGACAGCGATGAAATCATCTACGTTTCGAACCGTGGCAACATCTATGGAAGTGGAGGTTTCTGGCGAATGAAAGCGGAACCTGGCGCCCGCCAGCGTGAAATTCGCTATGAAGAAACCACCTGGAAGGCGCATCCGGATTGGTCTCGCGATGGGAAGCGAGTCATTTACAGTTCCTATCTTGGACGCCAGTGGCATCAGATCTGGATTATGACTTCCGAAGGAGGAGATCCTTTTCCCTTAACGTATGGGGAGTTCGATAACACCGCCGCGCGCTGGTCTCCCGATGGTAAAAAAATCGCTTTTATTTCTAACAAGAATGGAAATACATCTTTGTGGATTCAAGACGTCATCGGTGGTGCTCAAAAGGAGCTTAAGATTGCCGACCGCAAGTACAAACAAGCGATGGCAAAACTATCACTAACGGTTCTGGGACCGGATAGCAAACAGACACCGGCGCGAATTTCTATTACAGGTGAGGACCAGAGAACTTACGCTCCTTTCGATGCCTGGATTCATGGCGATGATTCGTTTGTGCGCTCCGAGCGTCCGTTTGAACCGCACTATTTTCATACAACCGGCAAGTCCGAAATCATGGTGCCCGCAGGAAAAGTGACGATTGAAGTAATGAAGGGTTTCGAACATGAATTGCTGAAGATGGAAATTGATTCTGTGCCGAAAGATAGTAACCAGCAAGCGACTGTGCGGCTAAGACGTCTGGCGTTGCCTGCCAACTGGCAGCAGTGGGTCAGCGGTGATCTGCATGTGCACATGAATTACGGTGGCTCTTACCGGAATAATTCCGAGCGATTGATGAAACAGGCAGCCGCGGAAAATCTGAAGGTCGTTTACAACCTCATTGTAAATAAGGAGCAGAGAATTCCGGACATCGATTACTACAGCACCAAGCCGGATCCGGTTTCCAATACGAACCGGCTGCTCGTTCACAGTCAGGAATTTCATACAAGCTACTGGGGACATATGGGTTTGCTGAATCTGAAGCAGAATTATCTAATTCCGGGTTACAGCACGTACGCGAACACCGGCGCGGCAAGTCCCTATCCCACAAATGAAGCGATCGCCTCACTGGCGCATGCGCAGGGTGCGCTCGTAGGATATGTGCATCCCTTCGATACGGTTCCTGATCCAGCCGACCAAAATACGCGACTGGTGCACGAGTTGCCGGCAGATGTTGCTCTGGGGAAAGTGGATTATCTGGAAATTGTTGGCTTCAATGATCCCCGGGTTACTGCGGAAGTCTGGTATCGATTGTTGAATTCAGGATTTCGCGTTGCCGCAGGGGCCGGCACTGATGCGATGGCAAACTTCGCTTCGTTGCGCGGTCCTGTGGGCACAAATCGCGTCTATGCAAAACACTCCGGGCCGCTCAAGGCCGATACCTGGAACGAAAGCGTACGCAAAGGCCATAGTTTTGTAACCAATGGACCCCTGGTCTGGTTTTCAGTCGAAGGGAAAGGACCGGGCGACGAGTTGTTTTTCGGCAAGGCGGTCGAGCTGAAATTTCAAGCAACTTTGCGATCAATCATTCCTGTGGATCATCTGGAAATCGTGAATAATGGCAAAGTCGTTCACACTCTCGAACTAAAAGGAGATCGTAGAAGCGGAGATTTCTCCGGCACACTCCCGGCGCCGGAAACGGGCTGGTATGTGTTGCGCGCATGGAACGATCAGCCAACATATCCGGTGTTCGACGTTTATCCTTATGCCACAACAAATCCTGTTTATGTCAGCATTGATGGCAAACCTTTGCGGATACAAAAGGACAGATCCTACTTTGTCGCATGGATCGACAGGATCATTGAAGCAACTCAATCCAATCAGGACTATTATTCAGAAGAGGAGAAACGGGAAGTTCTGAAAATGTTGACCGCAGCCAGGAAAAAATATGAGTGA
- a CDS encoding adenosine deaminase, with product MGIELTDLHIHLGGAVAPHTLWSLAHQQGFKLPVANYWQFVEFITIDPSKIHSLDDYLNYFQWTEKIQSSPQAVERSVYEIISKEFRSSNVTQLELRFNPMKRNRGGEQDLDHIIHAALRGLDRVVLDYQTRAGLIFCLAREFPYELNAIIVEKAILYRHRGVVGIDLAGSETQAEDFKNNSEKYADLFRRAREQGLGITVHVGETPDSPASDVLEMIEIAKPHRIGHGIQAAFSDETMKTLSEQNICLEICPTSNLQTHAVSGLEQLAIVLRNFSNANVPFTINTDNPYLSHTNLRHEIDLLLTNNILSQQELLLCFENAKRFSFIPN from the coding sequence CTGGGAATCGAACTGACCGATTTGCACATTCATCTTGGCGGGGCGGTGGCGCCACACACACTCTGGAGCCTGGCTCACCAGCAAGGGTTCAAGCTGCCTGTGGCCAACTACTGGCAGTTTGTGGAGTTTATCACGATTGATCCAAGTAAGATCCATTCTCTGGATGACTACTTGAATTACTTTCAGTGGACTGAAAAAATTCAAAGCTCACCACAGGCTGTCGAACGGTCCGTGTACGAAATCATCAGCAAGGAGTTCAGGAGCTCGAACGTCACACAGCTGGAGCTGCGTTTCAATCCTATGAAACGGAATCGTGGCGGGGAACAGGATCTGGACCATATCATCCATGCCGCCTTGCGCGGTCTGGACCGCGTTGTTCTGGATTATCAAACTAGAGCAGGTCTGATTTTTTGCCTGGCTCGCGAATTCCCATATGAGCTAAACGCAATCATTGTTGAGAAAGCAATTCTGTATCGTCATCGTGGCGTTGTCGGCATTGACCTTGCGGGCTCCGAAACTCAGGCGGAGGATTTCAAGAACAATTCAGAAAAATATGCGGATCTCTTTCGCCGCGCGAGAGAACAGGGCCTCGGAATCACGGTTCACGTTGGAGAAACTCCGGACAGTCCTGCCTCCGATGTATTGGAAATGATCGAAATTGCCAAGCCTCACCGGATCGGTCATGGCATCCAGGCCGCCTTCAGCGACGAAACCATGAAAACATTATCAGAGCAGAATATTTGTCTGGAGATTTGCCCCACTTCGAATCTTCAAACGCATGCTGTGAGTGGTCTGGAACAGCTTGCGATCGTGCTCCGCAACTTCAGCAACGCGAATGTTCCTTTCACCATCAATACCGATAACCCGTACCTTTCACACACGAATCTCCGGCACGAAATTGATCTTCTTCTCACAAACAACATTTTGAGCCAACAGGAATTGTTGCTCTGTTTTGAAAACGCAAAACGCTTCAGTTTTATCCCAAATTAA
- the hisC gene encoding histidinol-phosphate transaminase: MASNENCYGASPHAIAAVEKASRKIHCYPDVYGGGLKEKLALRSNVNPDQIVLGNGSTELVEMIAKTFLQRNEKCLTARETFPVYRMAVHSIGAICETVRLKQWMYDLQGILDAIDSNTRLIFIANPNNPTGTTHNAAYLHDFISRVPSNVLVVLDEAYREYAGEQVDLPSLPENVIVLRTFSKVYGLAGLRIGYAVCSPEVTSHLSKVSLPYGVNLMGQIAAMAALDDQEHVASCVEKNRQQRDYVLNEFLSRGYRFIPSETNFILLNAADPPSVCEKLLQKGILVAPLQLYHMTDAIRITLGLPEENQLLLEELCGINLG; this comes from the coding sequence ATGGCTTCCAATGAGAATTGTTATGGAGCTTCGCCCCACGCGATTGCCGCAGTAGAAAAGGCGTCCCGGAAAATACATTGCTATCCAGATGTGTACGGCGGAGGCTTGAAAGAAAAACTGGCCTTAAGAAGCAACGTGAATCCCGATCAGATTGTCCTTGGGAACGGTTCTACGGAGCTTGTGGAGATGATTGCAAAAACATTTTTGCAGCGGAACGAAAAATGCCTGACCGCACGCGAGACGTTCCCTGTCTACCGGATGGCGGTTCACTCAATCGGTGCTATTTGCGAGACGGTCCGGTTAAAACAGTGGATGTATGATCTTCAAGGAATTCTGGATGCCATCGATTCGAATACCCGCTTGATATTTATCGCCAATCCCAATAATCCTACCGGAACCACCCATAACGCCGCGTATCTTCACGATTTTATTTCCCGCGTTCCTTCGAATGTATTAGTAGTTCTGGATGAAGCTTACCGCGAATACGCCGGCGAGCAAGTGGACCTCCCCTCACTTCCTGAAAACGTGATTGTGCTGCGAACATTTTCCAAAGTATATGGACTGGCCGGCCTGCGCATTGGTTATGCGGTATGTTCGCCGGAAGTTACGTCACATCTGAGTAAGGTATCGCTGCCTTATGGTGTGAATCTGATGGGCCAGATCGCTGCCATGGCCGCCCTGGACGATCAGGAACACGTCGCAAGCTGTGTTGAAAAGAACCGCCAACAGCGTGATTACGTACTAAACGAATTCTTGTCCCGAGGCTACCGGTTCATTCCGTCAGAAACGAATTTTATTTTGTTAAATGCCGCGGATCCCCCGTCTGTGTGCGAAAAACTTTTGCAAAAAGGAATTCTCGTTGCTCCCCTCCAGCTGTACCACATGACGGACGCAATCCGCATCACGCTCGGGCTGCCCGAGGAAAATCAATTGCTTTTAGAGGAGTTGTGCGGAATTAATTTGGGATAA
- a CDS encoding rRNA pseudouridine synthase, translated as MLIRLQKIISQANVTSRRKAEELILAGRVKVNGQIVRQLGTKADPDKDRVEVDGKRIEPKQPRIAILLYKPDGYITSMKDPEGRPTVVQLVDSIPIRLYPVGRLDYHTEGLLILTNYGDLAQSIQHPSKAIEKVYWVKVKGIPSPDKLDKLRKGVVIEGRKTLRARVDVLETRKNAWLEIAIREGRQNQIRKMCGAIGHPVLKLRRVAIGFLRDTKLKPGQYRHLTPQEIKTFLSTKTH; from the coding sequence ATGCTTATTCGACTACAAAAAATCATTTCACAGGCGAACGTCACTTCGCGGAGAAAGGCCGAAGAGTTGATCCTTGCCGGGCGTGTGAAGGTCAATGGACAGATCGTGCGTCAGCTTGGTACGAAAGCGGATCCGGATAAGGATCGCGTGGAAGTCGACGGCAAACGTATCGAACCGAAACAACCTCGCATTGCAATTCTTCTTTACAAACCGGACGGCTACATCACATCTATGAAGGATCCGGAAGGGCGTCCGACCGTCGTGCAGCTCGTGGATAGTATTCCAATCCGGTTGTATCCGGTAGGCCGTCTGGACTATCACACCGAAGGTTTACTGATACTTACAAACTACGGCGACCTGGCGCAAAGCATTCAGCACCCTTCCAAAGCAATCGAAAAAGTTTACTGGGTAAAAGTGAAAGGGATTCCTTCTCCGGACAAACTCGACAAACTGAGAAAGGGAGTTGTGATCGAAGGGCGAAAAACGCTTCGAGCAAGAGTGGACGTGCTGGAAACGCGCAAAAATGCATGGCTGGAAATTGCGATCCGGGAAGGAAGACAAAATCAAATTCGAAAAATGTGCGGAGCAATTGGTCATCCGGTTTTGAAACTACGACGCGTTGCCATCGGATTCTTACGGGATACAAAACTGAAACCGGGCCAGTACCGCCATCTGACTCCACAAGAAATTAAGACTTTCCTTTCTACAAAAACTCATTGA
- the scpB gene encoding SMC-Scp complex subunit ScpB, translated as MENSEIKSLLEALLFTATEPLTLDHFSSVVPDINKYAIAQVLDELRTEYEARDSGMVLREVAGGYQIYSNPKWHEQIQKLFSRPFMIRLSKSALESLAIVAYKQPITLPEISEIRSCNAAGALKTLLECNFIKVLGRKRVVGRPFLYGTTREFLVHFGLKDLSEMPQLSEFEELIGEKVSPEIFQSTGTTEMDMEQE; from the coding sequence ATGGAAAACAGTGAAATCAAGTCCCTCTTAGAGGCATTATTGTTTACAGCAACGGAACCACTGACGCTGGATCACTTTTCATCGGTTGTTCCCGATATAAATAAATACGCGATAGCGCAGGTTCTGGATGAATTAAGGACGGAGTATGAGGCGCGCGATTCGGGTATGGTGCTTCGGGAAGTAGCAGGTGGATATCAAATTTACAGTAATCCGAAATGGCATGAACAGATTCAGAAATTGTTTTCCAGGCCATTCATGATCCGGTTATCGAAATCTGCTTTGGAATCACTTGCGATTGTTGCTTACAAACAGCCGATCACGCTGCCCGAAATCAGTGAAATTCGTTCTTGCAATGCGGCAGGCGCGCTCAAGACGTTATTGGAATGCAATTTTATTAAGGTGTTAGGACGGAAACGCGTGGTTGGGCGGCCGTTTCTATACGGAACCACGCGGGAATTTCTGGTCCATTTCGGGTTGAAGGATCTTTCGGAAATGCCTCAATTGTCCGAATTTGAAGAGCTGATCGGCGAGAAGGTTTCTCCCGAAATTTTCCAATCCACCGGAACAACCGAAATGGATATGGAACAAGAGTAG
- a CDS encoding tetratricopeptide repeat protein, which produces MDSKGYFQKLARKPVEQINLAEAALYIASDEYPKINIPSYLELLKEWSGLLKKECAKKSRISRLDVLNDLLFQRMQFSGNIDNYYDPKNSFLNDVIDSRKGIPISLSVIYLELAWSLGLDATGIGFPGHFLVRVNHQGKPMYVDAFYKGRVMTAEDCVEFWKDISEGEMDFQQSFLSSMNKHQILIRMLRNLKGIYLEQKSYKKLIRVMDKLVVLNPHVAEEVRDRGIIYYQIQAYRLALEDFQGYLSAAPEADDASVIHQYVEVLREYSAHLN; this is translated from the coding sequence ATGGATAGCAAAGGATATTTCCAGAAATTGGCCAGGAAGCCGGTGGAACAGATAAATCTTGCGGAGGCGGCGCTTTATATTGCAAGTGACGAATATCCAAAGATCAATATTCCGTCTTATCTGGAGTTGCTAAAGGAATGGAGCGGCCTTCTCAAAAAAGAATGCGCAAAAAAATCTCGAATTTCCCGGCTCGATGTGTTGAATGACTTGCTGTTTCAGCGCATGCAGTTTTCAGGAAACATCGATAACTATTACGATCCCAAGAACAGTTTCCTGAATGATGTGATTGATTCACGGAAAGGCATTCCCATCAGTTTGTCGGTGATCTATCTGGAGCTTGCATGGAGTCTTGGTCTGGACGCGACGGGAATTGGTTTTCCGGGACACTTTCTCGTTCGAGTGAATCATCAGGGAAAACCGATGTACGTGGACGCCTTTTACAAGGGACGAGTCATGACAGCCGAGGACTGCGTGGAGTTCTGGAAAGACATTTCAGAAGGTGAAATGGATTTTCAACAGAGTTTCCTTTCTTCCATGAACAAGCATCAGATTCTGATCCGGATGCTGCGAAATCTAAAAGGAATTTATTTGGAGCAAAAAAGTTATAAGAAACTGATTCGCGTGATGGACAAACTCGTTGTTCTTAACCCCCATGTGGCTGAAGAAGTTCGCGATCGCGGCATTATCTATTATCAGATTCAGGCCTATCGTCTGGCGTTAGAGGATTTTCAGGGATACCTTTCTGCTGCTCCGGAAGCAGACGATGCCAGCGTTATCCACCAGTACGTAGAGGTTCTCCGGGAGTACTCCGCACACTTAAATTGA
- a CDS encoding DUF1285 domain-containing protein — MDRNYHYFLDKEGHIWHEGTEITDPHFALTILRALQKTPDGKLLAKCQGENCFFEVEDVPYIIQDVAFHKVKTGQLHQVDLLFSGGYMEILDPSTLQVSTNNVLYCRVRKGEFPARFTRNSYFKLAPFLGEDPVQHQYYLEMKQQRFPIAQASSV; from the coding sequence GTGGACCGAAATTACCATTACTTTCTAGACAAAGAAGGTCACATCTGGCATGAAGGCACAGAAATAACGGATCCGCATTTTGCATTGACCATCCTCCGCGCCTTGCAAAAGACCCCTGACGGAAAACTACTCGCAAAATGCCAGGGTGAAAACTGCTTTTTTGAAGTCGAAGACGTTCCTTACATTATTCAGGATGTCGCTTTTCATAAAGTCAAAACAGGACAGCTTCATCAAGTGGATTTGCTGTTCTCCGGCGGTTACATGGAGATTCTGGATCCATCGACTCTTCAAGTTTCCACCAATAACGTTCTTTATTGCCGTGTGCGAAAAGGCGAATTCCCTGCCCGTTTTACTCGTAATTCCTATTTCAAGCTTGCTCCCTTTTTGGGTGAGGATCCCGTTCAACATCAGTACTATCTCGAAATGAAACAGCAACGGTTCCCCATCGCCCAGGCCTCATCCGTTTGA
- a CDS encoding MerR family transcriptional regulator: MEFKVPTKQTFKIGEVCEMMQVEPYVLRYWETEFEELQPEKNPMGQRIYCPRDIEVIYLIKKLLYEEGYTIIGARKQLKRELSKIGEGSQLSTQEIAEDLRKIRWELKEILTLLSRDVK; this comes from the coding sequence ATGGAGTTTAAGGTCCCCACCAAACAGACTTTCAAAATCGGCGAAGTTTGCGAGATGATGCAGGTGGAACCCTACGTTTTGAGGTACTGGGAAACCGAGTTTGAGGAGCTGCAGCCGGAAAAAAATCCGATGGGGCAGCGGATTTATTGCCCTCGCGATATTGAAGTCATCTACCTGATCAAAAAGCTTCTTTACGAAGAAGGCTACACAATTATTGGCGCCAGAAAACAGCTCAAAAGGGAGTTGTCAAAAATTGGAGAAGGTTCGCAGTTGAGCACTCAGGAAATCGCTGAAGATCTCAGGAAAATCCGCTGGGAATTGAAGGAAATCTTGACATTGCTCAGTCGCGATGTTAAATAG
- a CDS encoding acylphosphatase, with protein sequence MVARRYFISGDVQGVGFRYFVLRQAQRLPQIKGFVRNLYDGRVEVYAEGEEQQLKELESVLRNGPRGSTVDRIEMHEETPAGQYKDFRITF encoded by the coding sequence ATGGTTGCACGAAGATACTTCATCTCTGGTGATGTTCAGGGGGTTGGATTCCGGTATTTTGTGTTAAGACAAGCCCAGAGACTGCCTCAGATAAAAGGATTCGTGCGAAACCTTTATGACGGAAGAGTCGAAGTTTATGCCGAAGGCGAAGAGCAGCAACTAAAAGAACTGGAATCAGTATTACGAAATGGACCGCGTGGTTCCACAGTCGATCGCATCGAGATGCATGAAGAGACCCCCGCGGGGCAATACAAGGATTTCAGAATCACTTTTTGA